In Deinococcus misasensis DSM 22328, one DNA window encodes the following:
- a CDS encoding transposase — protein sequence MEDPGAASSPRGDDRGKKVSGRKRHILVDTLGLIKKVYVHKANVHDRYGTIKVLNGLNVVFPRMQHVWADQGYKGKLVKEVKTHLGWTLEIVQQGWSGPKATWVKAGNPLPLLDIPEGFVVLKRHWVVERTFAWLGKSKRLAKDYKKLLETSENVIFEVMIRLMVRRLARST from the coding sequence GTGGAAGATCCTGGAGCCGCTTCTTCCCCCAGAGGCGATGACAGGGGTAAAAAGGTCAGTGGTCGTAAAAGGCATATCCTGGTCGACACTTTGGGCCTGATCAAGAAAGTTTACGTTCACAAAGCCAATGTGCATGACCGTTATGGTACCATCAAGGTTTTGAATGGACTGAATGTGGTTTTTCCCCGGATGCAACATGTCTGGGCAGACCAGGGCTATAAGGGCAAACTGGTCAAGGAGGTCAAAACCCATCTGGGATGGACCCTGGAGATTGTTCAGCAAGGGTGGAGTGGTCCGAAAGCCACCTGGGTGAAGGCGGGGAATCCTCTACCCTTGCTGGATATTCCGGAGGGTTTTGTGGTGTTGAAACGTCACTGGGTGGTGGAAAGAACTTTTGCCTGGCTGGGCAAATCCAAGCGTCTGGCGAAGGACTACAAAAAGCTTCTGGAGACATCAGAAAATGTGATTTTCGAGGTTATGATTCGGCTGATGGTTCGCAGACTGGCCAGATCGACTTGA